The Montipora foliosa isolate CH-2021 chromosome 14, ASM3666993v2, whole genome shotgun sequence genome window below encodes:
- the LOC137984462 gene encoding uncharacterized protein has protein sequence MSSQIEQINQELRQRLPRKPAIHDRTVARTLEGERNRPDVLQKRVDYANWFMRHAVVNHSIFVDECGYNIWTARSHGRARMRERAYRQVCGQRGRNVTVALAISPTNGLVFHSAFLGGMTGQRFNDFLTQARLNLDPNEHLIFIYDGAPAHNNPAIPGPNSELKKLPPYSPFHNIVEQAISALKAAITADIRRLEQHEIMNNRAEARRQGIALGNFRTQYFRPCRKTLALSRLLNVDSGTDLCKRTCIPRCLNNEEIEG, from the coding sequence AACAGATAAATCAAGAATTGAGACAGCGTCTTCCAAGAAAACCGGCAATCCATGACCGCACAGTAGCAAGAACACTTGAAGGTGAACGAAACCGCCCTGATGTCCTGCAAAAAAGAGTCGACTATGCCAACTGGTTCATGCGCCATGCTGTAGTGAATCATAGTATATTTGTAGACGAGTGTGGATACAATATTTGGACAGCAAGAAGTCACGGACGAGCAAGGATGAGAGAGAGGGCATATCGACAAGTATGTGGTCAGCGAGGGAGAAATGTTACTGTAGCACTGGCAATTTCACCCACCAATGGACTCGTTTTTCACTCAGCATTTCTCGGGGGAATGACTGGACAAAGATTTAATGATTTTCTGACACAGGCAAGGCTAAATCTCGACCCAAATGAAcatttgattttcatttatgACGGCGCACCAGCCCACAACAATCCTGCCATTCCTGGTCCTAATTCTGAGCTTAAAAAGCTACCACCATACAGCCCGTTTCATAACATCGTGGAGCAAGCAATAAGTGCCTTAAAAGCAGCCATAACAGCGGACATAAGGCGTCTAGAGCAGCACGAAATAATGAACAACAGAGCAGAGGCAAGACGACAAGGAATCGCGTTAGGCAATTTCCGCACTCAGTACTTCAGGCCCTGCAGAAAAACATTGGCACTATCACGGCTGCTAAATGTGGACAGTGGTACAGATTTATGCAAACGTACATGCATTCCAAGATGTTTAAATAATGAAGAAATTGAAGGATAA